The genomic region ttttgataagggtaatggtcactcgcggtcgatgctgacgcgagatctgggaccataccccttcacggGTACAGACCAATTTTTTAAAAAAGGTGGAACTGGGTAAGAACCTACGGGTTTTTTGAACCCGGAACCGATTCTTCAATAAAGCGGGTAGGAACTGGATACGGTTCCAGGTCGGGTCTATCGGGTCGGTTTTGAAACCGATTATTATGCCCATCTCTATCTACAAGGAAGGATCAACATTCAGAAAGTGTTTGAAAAGGTCTCCAAACCCAAGATAGCTTAAAAACAGACCATCGGAGTCTCCAAACCCAAGATAGCTGAAAAACACAGACCATCCGATCTAAGCTATTACATTGATAGCACAAAGAAAGAGTCATCTTTGAGTGAAGAATCACACATTTTACTCACATAACCTTATATAATTAAAAGAGAAAGAATGAATTGTATGGTTACATAACGTCTtgatgtgtgtatatatatgacGGGAACAAACACAAGGTTTACATAAAAGTAAACATCACCATCCCCCACAATCAACCCCCATGTAACAAAAGCAATGAAAACGATTTATTTCTTTCATTCATTCATCGCTGATTACAAAGGTGCTTCAAGTTTTCTTTTTGCGATGCAATCGTCCCATGAGCTTTAGCTAACCTGCACGTATGCTGGATTATAATCTCGTAAGTCGAAGCTCTCTTCCACGGCACTATCCCGAAATCATCATTATAATCTTCCATTCCCTCAACAAAGAACTGCCACGCAAACGATCCTCCCCCGGCCCCCTTTTTCTTTGCAGATTCATAGATCACATCAAAAACAGTTTTGTAGATTCGGTCTCGTTGCAAAGGGTCAAAACCTTTGTTTAGATCTGATAAACCAAATTCTGTAAACATCACAGGTTTCTTCAGCACTGGATCACCATCTTCGATGTGAGAGCGCATCCATTTAGCCACAAA from Helianthus annuus cultivar XRQ/B chromosome 10, HanXRQr2.0-SUNRISE, whole genome shotgun sequence harbors:
- the LOC118482647 gene encoding mannan endo-1,4-beta-mannosidase 2-like, with protein sequence MFVAKWMRSHIEDGDPVLKKPVMFTEFGLSDLNKGFDPLQRDRIYKTVFDVIYESAKKKGAGGGSFAWQFFVEGMEDYNDDFGIVPWKRASTYEIIIQHTCRLAKAHGTIASQKENLKHLCNQR